A genomic segment from Chitinophaga niabensis encodes:
- a CDS encoding NUDIX domain-containing protein, with protein sequence MNIQQNPWQILDSAVPYENKWIRVTEHQVLNPSGGAGIYGVVHFKNLAIGVVALDTDQQLYLVGQYRFPLEAFSWEIPEGGGPLGSDPLNAAKRELLEETGLVARDWSMIIQMHLSNSVSDEFGIVYLAQGLEQFEAQPEETEQLLVQKVHFEKAYQMVKNHEITDSLSIAAIQKIKLMMLEGEL encoded by the coding sequence ATGAACATACAACAGAATCCCTGGCAGATCCTCGATTCCGCCGTTCCTTACGAGAACAAATGGATCCGTGTAACCGAGCACCAGGTGCTGAACCCCTCCGGAGGGGCAGGCATTTACGGGGTGGTACATTTCAAGAACCTGGCCATTGGCGTGGTAGCGCTGGATACGGATCAGCAGCTTTACCTGGTAGGGCAGTACCGTTTTCCGCTGGAGGCTTTCAGCTGGGAGATCCCGGAAGGAGGTGGGCCACTGGGATCAGACCCGCTCAATGCTGCCAAAAGGGAACTGCTGGAAGAAACCGGGCTGGTAGCCAGGGATTGGTCCATGATCATCCAGATGCATCTGTCCAATTCCGTGAGCGATGAGTTTGGTATTGTATACCTCGCCCAGGGGCTGGAACAGTTTGAAGCGCAGCCGGAGGAAACAGAACAGTTGCTGGTACAGAAAGTACACTTCGAAAAAGCCTACCAGATGGTAAAGAACCACGAGATAACAGATTCCCTCTCTATTGCTGCTATCCAAAAGATTAAGCTCATGATGCTGGAAGGTGAGCTTTGA
- a CDS encoding methylated-DNA--[protein]-cysteine S-methyltransferase, which produces MQPSTAGAPSIMDEHLVYMDSPVGLLAIRGTAEYISAVSFIDGEKKDVATNNPPALLLNSVQQLQEYFRKEREVFDLPVSQPGTDFQQTVWHYLTTIPYGHTITYLALAKRVGNVKSIRAVGTTNGKNQLAIVVPCHRVIGSGGVLTGYAGGLWRKQWLLDHERGGMLF; this is translated from the coding sequence ATGCAACCTTCTACTGCTGGCGCTCCCTCTATCATGGATGAGCACCTGGTCTATATGGATTCTCCCGTAGGCCTGCTGGCCATACGCGGAACCGCGGAATATATCAGCGCCGTTTCTTTTATAGATGGAGAGAAGAAAGATGTTGCAACAAATAACCCGCCTGCCTTGCTGCTTAATAGTGTGCAGCAGTTACAGGAATATTTCAGGAAAGAAAGAGAAGTGTTTGACCTGCCTGTAAGTCAGCCTGGCACAGACTTTCAGCAAACAGTATGGCATTACCTCACTACTATCCCTTACGGGCATACCATCACTTACCTGGCACTTGCCAAACGGGTAGGAAATGTAAAAAGTATCAGAGCAGTTGGAACTACCAATGGTAAAAATCAGCTGGCCATTGTAGTACCCTGCCATCGTGTAATAGGTAGCGGTGGCGTGCTAACCGGCTATGCCGGCGGGTTATGGCGGAAGCAATGGTTGCTGGACCATGAACGCGGAGGCATGTTGTTCTGA
- a CDS encoding EamA family transporter, translated as MKKSNTSAYLALIIVSFFWGTTYLASRIGVQHMHGIMLAGLRQTAAGVILVGFFMLRGYKLPELPILSRLFVIGVLMLCGSNGLMTWAMQYIPSGMGAIIAATVPIWITIFSYFLVQKTRISIQLVLGMVIGMVGIGGIFYDHLKELMNPEYRLGVILIVVACVFWALGSVLTAKWALGVNYLYGAGFQMLFSGLVMLLIAVVTGQHLQSSSFTGELWGSLLYLIFIGSLLGYSAYVFALNNLPPSLVSIYAYVNPIVAVVLGWLILSEKLNWTIGASCLVTLFGVYLVNNAFNKNKSYERSK; from the coding sequence ATGAAGAAGTCAAATACAAGCGCCTACCTGGCGTTGATCATAGTTAGTTTTTTCTGGGGAACCACTTACCTGGCATCACGTATCGGTGTGCAGCACATGCATGGCATTATGCTGGCAGGTTTGCGGCAAACCGCCGCTGGTGTTATACTGGTGGGTTTCTTTATGTTAAGGGGATATAAACTCCCTGAGTTGCCGATCCTCTCCAGGCTCTTTGTAATAGGGGTGCTGATGTTGTGCGGCAGTAACGGGCTCATGACCTGGGCTATGCAATACATTCCCAGTGGAATGGGCGCTATCATAGCGGCCACCGTTCCCATATGGATCACCATCTTCAGTTACTTCCTGGTACAAAAGACCAGGATCTCCATTCAGCTGGTCTTAGGGATGGTGATCGGCATGGTCGGCATAGGCGGGATCTTTTACGATCATCTCAAAGAACTGATGAACCCGGAGTACCGTTTAGGCGTGATCCTCATTGTAGTGGCCTGCGTGTTCTGGGCGCTGGGTTCCGTACTCACCGCCAAATGGGCGCTGGGTGTAAACTACCTGTATGGTGCCGGCTTCCAGATGTTGTTCAGCGGACTGGTAATGTTACTGATAGCCGTAGTTACAGGGCAGCATCTGCAATCTTCCAGTTTTACGGGTGAATTATGGGGAAGTTTATTATACCTCATTTTTATAGGATCTTTATTAGGCTATTCCGCATACGTTTTTGCACTTAACAATCTGCCGCCTTCGCTTGTTTCCATTTATGCGTACGTGAACCCCATTGTGGCGGTGGTACTGGGCTGGCTCATCCTGAGCGAAAAGCTCAACTGGACGATCGGGGCGTCCTGCCTGGTTACCTTGTTTGGTGTATATCTCGTGAACAATGCCTTTAACAAGAACAAAAGTTATGAACGAAGCAAATGA
- a CDS encoding pyridoxal phosphate-dependent decarboxylase family protein, with amino-acid sequence MNATFRQDLAEINELLTQTAGYASDFLQQMNELPVSGMLPAFPASLLPEKGIGTAAALELFDNKYGDHLTGNAGPRYFGFVTGGVTPAALAGDWLAGTFDMNPGDKTAVSYTIESETLHLLKQLFNIPEDFLGCFVSGATMSNFTALATARQWLGIQQGVDVGEEGAVALKEVTILSGTPHSSIGKALSMLGLGRNALVKLPVLPEREAVDVAALKAWITAHPAQPFIYVANAGTVNTVDFDDIAAIVALKKEHHFWLHIDAAFGGFAAVSPRYKHLLNGWEGADSITIDAHKWLNVPYDSAMVFTRHPLLQLSVFQNAGAAYLGDPEANFNYINYAPENSRRLRSLPAWFSLKAYGAEGYRDMVETNIRLAQQLGERLAKSERFHLLAPVRLCVVCFTLNHSQRMLQEHVNLFLQKLVKRGVVYVTPTNYKGTPAIRAALVNWRTTDQDIDKVVAELETVAAEIADLSAIVDNN; translated from the coding sequence ATGAATGCAACTTTCCGCCAGGACCTCGCAGAAATAAACGAACTCTTAACGCAAACGGCAGGGTATGCTTCTGATTTTTTACAGCAGATGAATGAGTTGCCTGTTAGTGGTATGCTGCCTGCATTCCCGGCGTCTTTACTTCCGGAAAAAGGCATCGGTACTGCAGCAGCATTGGAGCTGTTTGATAACAAGTACGGAGATCATCTGACAGGGAATGCGGGGCCGCGTTATTTCGGCTTTGTAACAGGCGGTGTTACTCCTGCTGCACTGGCAGGAGATTGGCTGGCGGGTACCTTTGATATGAACCCCGGAGACAAAACAGCTGTTTCTTACACCATCGAATCAGAAACGCTGCACCTGCTGAAACAATTATTTAATATACCGGAAGATTTCCTGGGATGTTTTGTGAGTGGCGCTACCATGTCCAACTTCACGGCACTGGCCACCGCAAGGCAATGGCTGGGTATTCAGCAGGGAGTGGATGTGGGAGAAGAAGGCGCTGTTGCATTGAAAGAAGTGACCATCCTCAGTGGTACACCACATTCCAGTATTGGCAAAGCACTCAGCATGCTGGGCCTTGGCCGTAATGCACTGGTGAAACTACCGGTATTGCCGGAACGTGAAGCAGTAGATGTAGCTGCCCTGAAAGCATGGATAACAGCGCATCCTGCACAGCCTTTCATTTATGTGGCCAATGCAGGTACCGTGAACACGGTAGACTTCGATGATATCGCAGCCATTGTTGCTTTAAAGAAAGAACATCATTTCTGGTTACATATAGATGCGGCATTCGGTGGCTTTGCTGCCGTAAGCCCACGTTACAAACACTTATTGAATGGCTGGGAAGGCGCGGACAGTATTACGATAGATGCCCACAAGTGGCTGAACGTACCTTACGATTCCGCGATGGTCTTCACCCGGCATCCGTTGTTACAGTTATCCGTATTCCAGAATGCGGGCGCCGCTTATCTCGGCGACCCCGAAGCAAATTTTAATTACATTAATTATGCCCCGGAGAACTCACGACGATTGCGCTCGCTTCCAGCGTGGTTCTCTTTGAAAGCATACGGGGCCGAAGGTTACAGAGATATGGTAGAAACCAATATCCGCCTCGCCCAGCAATTAGGAGAGCGGCTCGCTAAGAGTGAGCGCTTTCACTTGCTGGCACCTGTGCGGTTGTGCGTTGTCTGCTTTACGCTGAACCATTCGCAGCGAATGTTACAGGAACATGTGAACCTCTTCCTGCAAAAGCTTGTCAAGCGCGGCGTGGTGTATGTTACGCCAACCAATTACAAGGGAACACCTGCTATCCGCGCAGCCCTCGTAAACTGGCGCACCACGGACCAGGATATAGACAAGGTTGTTGCAGAACTGGAAACTGTAGCCGCTGAAATAGCTGATTTATCTGCCATCGTAGATAATAATTGA
- a CDS encoding DinB family protein — MLQIPIATDTRLRTQHLALEDITGEVAQEVLEDRVREGKWTALENAAHLVAFQPVFKARLQKVLNEDDPVFPAYFGDTDPLFLSYCKLSNAELLSIYRKERTELIRLVDNIDAEDLSRTGKHMKYGVFNIPGWLEMFLLHEAHHLFTIIQLIHTPGK, encoded by the coding sequence ATGCTACAAATTCCGATTGCCACTGATACACGTTTACGTACGCAACATTTAGCGCTGGAAGACATTACGGGAGAAGTTGCACAGGAAGTGCTGGAGGATAGGGTGAGGGAAGGGAAGTGGACGGCCCTGGAGAATGCAGCGCACCTCGTGGCTTTTCAGCCTGTGTTCAAAGCACGTTTACAGAAAGTGCTGAATGAAGATGATCCTGTTTTTCCTGCTTATTTTGGCGATACAGATCCGCTCTTCCTTTCTTATTGCAAGCTCAGCAATGCAGAATTACTGTCCATTTACCGCAAAGAGCGCACAGAACTGATCCGGTTGGTGGATAACATTGATGCGGAGGACCTGTCGCGCACCGGTAAACATATGAAGTACGGCGTGTTCAATATTCCGGGATGGCTGGAAATGTTCCTGCTGCATGAAGCACATCACTTATTCACTATTATTCAGTTGATCCATACTCCCGGTAAATGA
- a CDS encoding GNAT family N-acetyltransferase, producing MNEANDIRILSWHPALQKDFEQLNSAWIKKDYTLEPIDIAVLGNPQEYIINHGGDIIFVAVDDQIAGTVAYKQLDEGTVEMTKMAVDESFQGRKLGWLLGCTLLLRAAEAGFSRMVLYSNTKQAAAINMYRKLGFEEVELEKGGYERCNIKMAITLEKPPLGDLSKALWEVVEATTEKLLRFSEEEAGEKKLPSKWSKKEILGHLIDSALNNYTRFVRAQHAEYVELPAYNQNFWVEVRAYQRTDWKEIIDIWRIQNLHIVRILPLIPARALQHICVIGPNAPVSLQYIAEDYLRHLNHHLAQIFPVHANY from the coding sequence ATGAACGAAGCAAATGACATCCGCATCTTATCCTGGCATCCTGCCTTGCAGAAAGATTTTGAGCAGCTGAACAGTGCCTGGATCAAAAAGGACTATACATTAGAGCCGATAGACATTGCTGTGCTGGGCAACCCGCAGGAATATATCATCAACCATGGCGGAGATATCATCTTTGTAGCGGTGGATGATCAGATAGCCGGCACCGTAGCCTATAAGCAGTTAGATGAAGGCACGGTGGAGATGACGAAGATGGCTGTGGATGAAAGTTTCCAGGGCCGCAAGCTGGGCTGGCTGCTGGGCTGCACTTTATTGCTGCGTGCCGCAGAAGCCGGTTTCAGCCGCATGGTATTGTATTCCAACACCAAACAGGCAGCAGCTATCAATATGTACCGCAAGCTGGGATTTGAAGAAGTGGAACTGGAGAAAGGCGGTTATGAAAGATGTAATATTAAAATGGCCATAACGCTGGAAAAGCCACCATTGGGAGACCTGAGCAAAGCACTGTGGGAAGTGGTGGAAGCCACCACTGAAAAGCTCCTGCGCTTTTCGGAAGAAGAAGCCGGCGAAAAAAAGCTGCCTTCCAAATGGAGTAAAAAGGAAATACTTGGTCACCTCATAGATTCTGCCCTGAATAATTACACCCGCTTTGTGAGAGCGCAGCATGCGGAGTACGTAGAGCTGCCCGCTTATAATCAGAATTTCTGGGTAGAAGTAAGAGCTTACCAGCGAACGGACTGGAAGGAGATCATAGACATCTGGCGCATACAGAACCTGCACATCGTACGCATCCTGCCGCTGATACCGGCAAGGGCTTTGCAGCACATCTGCGTGATAGGGCCTAATGCCCCCGTGTCCTTACAATACATTGCAGAAGATTACCTGCGTCACCTGAACCATCACCTGGCTCAAATATTTCCTGTACATGCAAATTACTAA
- the rlmB gene encoding 23S rRNA (guanosine(2251)-2'-O)-methyltransferase RlmB encodes MNNRFKPSPPKPKQSSLIIGRQPLLEAMKAGKPIERIFLLKSATGDIIPQIRQLAASLKVPINTVPMEKLNGLTQANHQGVIAVTAKVAYLDLQDVISHVVEKGETPLFLILDGITDVRNIGAIARSAVCCGAHGIIIPDRGIAALNEEALKSSAGALERISVCRVDSLLKAIDTLHLNGIKVMASEMESKTALFDLPWQEPVAVIMGSEDKGVYPALLKASDQQFYIPMQNDFESFNVSVAAGIILFEAMRHRMAVKG; translated from the coding sequence ATGAACAATCGATTTAAGCCATCGCCTCCCAAGCCGAAACAATCTTCACTGATCATAGGCCGCCAGCCATTGCTGGAAGCTATGAAGGCCGGGAAGCCCATTGAACGTATATTTTTACTGAAATCCGCAACCGGGGACATTATCCCCCAGATCCGCCAGCTGGCCGCCTCGCTGAAAGTGCCCATCAACACCGTACCGATGGAGAAGCTCAACGGCTTAACGCAGGCCAACCACCAGGGCGTGATAGCAGTAACCGCTAAAGTAGCCTACCTGGACCTCCAGGACGTTATTTCCCATGTAGTAGAAAAAGGAGAGACCCCGCTTTTCCTGATCCTGGACGGGATCACGGATGTGCGTAATATAGGCGCCATTGCCCGCAGTGCCGTTTGTTGCGGTGCCCATGGCATTATTATACCGGACAGGGGTATTGCTGCCCTGAATGAAGAAGCCCTTAAATCTTCCGCCGGTGCGCTGGAAAGGATCTCCGTTTGCCGGGTAGACAGCCTGCTGAAGGCCATAGACACCCTGCATCTCAACGGCATTAAAGTGATGGCCAGTGAAATGGAATCCAAAACAGCCTTATTTGACCTGCCCTGGCAGGAGCCGGTAGCGGTGATCATGGGTTCTGAGGATAAAGGGGTATACCCGGCCCTGCTCAAAGCATCGGACCAGCAGTTCTACATTCCCATGCAGAACGATTTTGAGTCGTTTAACGTATCGGTAGCGGCGGGGATCATCCTGTTTGAAGCCATGCGTCACCGTATGGCCGTAAAGGGTTAA
- a CDS encoding hydroxymethylglutaryl-CoA lyase: protein MIKFIECPRDAMQGWPQQIPTEEKISYLNSLLEVGFDTLDFGSFVSAKAIPQMADTAAVLKGIHPSSKTRLLAIVANVRGAEDAVSHEAVNFLGFPFSISETFQLRNTNKTIAESMEEVQTIQELCVKNSKQLVIYISMGFGNPYGDPYDTDVVLHWANAFAELNIPIISLADTVGVANPENISKLFSHLIPAYPEIEFGAHFHSTPQAWEEKIAAAYDNGCRRFDSALRGIGGCPMAQDDLVGNIATENLAAFCQKRNIPLPFPLEKLLQAGVLADKVFRH from the coding sequence ATGATCAAATTCATTGAATGTCCGCGGGACGCCATGCAAGGGTGGCCGCAGCAGATACCAACAGAAGAAAAGATCAGTTACCTGAACAGCTTGCTGGAAGTAGGATTTGATACCCTGGACTTCGGCAGCTTCGTGTCTGCCAAAGCCATTCCGCAGATGGCAGATACGGCCGCTGTGCTCAAGGGCATCCATCCTTCTTCCAAAACCAGATTACTGGCCATTGTGGCCAATGTGCGGGGAGCAGAAGATGCAGTATCCCACGAAGCCGTAAACTTCCTCGGTTTCCCCTTTTCCATTTCTGAAACCTTCCAGCTCCGCAATACCAATAAAACCATCGCGGAATCCATGGAGGAGGTGCAGACCATCCAGGAGCTTTGCGTAAAGAACAGCAAACAGCTGGTGATCTATATCTCCATGGGCTTTGGTAATCCTTATGGCGATCCGTATGATACGGATGTAGTGCTGCATTGGGCCAACGCTTTTGCAGAACTGAACATTCCCATCATTTCCCTGGCAGATACGGTAGGTGTCGCTAACCCGGAAAATATTTCCAAACTCTTCTCACATCTTATTCCCGCTTACCCGGAGATTGAATTCGGCGCACATTTTCATTCCACCCCGCAGGCCTGGGAAGAAAAGATCGCTGCCGCTTACGATAACGGCTGCCGCCGGTTCGACAGTGCGCTGCGTGGAATAGGAGGCTGCCCCATGGCGCAGGACGACCTGGTGGGGAACATTGCCACAGAAAACCTCGCTGCTTTTTGCCAGAAGCGGAACATCCCGCTGCCTTTCCCTTTAGAAAAGCTTCTACAGGCAGGTGTGCTGGCAGATAAGGTGTTCCGGCATTAA
- a CDS encoding MFS transporter, translated as MSLPNQKQSIWQVIFASSAGTLIEWYDFYIFGSLSLILSEKFFPDTNPTLSYVATLATFAVGFIVRPFGAIVFGRLGDMVGRKYTFLLTLLIMGGSTFAIGLIPGYATIGILAPILVLILRLAQGLALGGEYGGAATYVAEHSPAGRRGYYTSFIQTTATLGLFVSLGVILATRTTMSAESFNEWGWRIPFWLSILLVLMSYYIRIKLHESPQFVQLKAEGKTSKNPIKESFGNKENLKLVLLALFGAAMGQGVVWYTGQFYALSFLQNTMHVEFVQSNIIIAVALFFATPFFIYFGHLSDKIGRKKVMMTGMLIAALSYYPIYKAMDNTTDLSKKEEVSSAYRVESSLTPQEGGKFSERSARIHVYTDSTVVKEITTTSAAGKVDVKKEVTVSKSNQAWLILLIFIQVIFVTMVYGPIAAFLVELFPTRIRYTSMSLPYHIGNGVFGGLLPAISTLLVTKYNNHLAGLIYPIGIALICLVIGLIFIKEKKTADGFAEVADV; from the coding sequence ATGAGTTTACCGAATCAAAAGCAGAGTATCTGGCAAGTGATATTCGCTTCGTCTGCAGGCACCTTAATAGAGTGGTACGACTTCTACATCTTTGGTAGTCTTTCCCTGATATTATCTGAAAAATTCTTCCCGGACACCAATCCCACCCTCTCTTATGTAGCCACCCTGGCCACGTTTGCGGTAGGTTTCATTGTACGCCCTTTCGGCGCCATCGTATTTGGCAGGCTGGGTGATATGGTGGGCAGGAAATATACTTTTCTCCTAACCCTTTTGATCATGGGGGGCTCAACTTTTGCTATCGGCCTTATTCCCGGGTACGCTACCATAGGCATACTGGCCCCCATCTTAGTATTGATCCTGCGCCTGGCGCAGGGGCTTGCACTGGGTGGTGAATATGGCGGCGCGGCTACTTACGTGGCGGAACACTCTCCCGCAGGGCGCAGAGGTTACTATACCAGCTTCATTCAAACCACGGCCACGCTTGGATTATTTGTATCCCTGGGCGTGATCCTGGCCACCCGTACTACTATGAGTGCTGAAAGCTTTAATGAATGGGGATGGCGCATTCCTTTCTGGTTAAGCATCCTGCTGGTACTGATGAGCTATTACATCCGTATCAAACTGCACGAATCCCCGCAGTTCGTACAACTGAAAGCAGAAGGTAAAACTTCCAAGAACCCTATCAAGGAAAGCTTTGGTAATAAAGAGAACCTGAAACTGGTATTGCTGGCGCTCTTTGGTGCGGCTATGGGTCAGGGTGTTGTTTGGTATACCGGGCAGTTCTACGCTTTATCCTTTTTACAGAACACCATGCATGTGGAGTTTGTGCAATCCAATATCATCATTGCAGTAGCCTTGTTCTTCGCTACGCCTTTCTTCATTTACTTCGGCCACCTCTCTGATAAGATAGGCCGCAAGAAAGTGATGATGACGGGTATGCTCATCGCGGCCCTCTCCTACTATCCCATCTATAAAGCGATGGATAATACAACTGACCTCAGCAAAAAAGAAGAGGTGAGCAGCGCCTACCGCGTGGAAAGCAGCCTCACCCCGCAGGAAGGCGGAAAGTTCTCTGAAAGGTCTGCCAGGATCCATGTGTATACAGATAGTACAGTGGTGAAAGAGATCACCACTACTTCTGCAGCCGGCAAAGTGGATGTGAAGAAAGAAGTAACCGTGAGCAAAAGCAACCAGGCATGGCTGATCCTGCTTATTTTCATACAGGTGATCTTTGTAACCATGGTATACGGTCCCATAGCGGCCTTCCTCGTGGAATTATTCCCTACCCGTATCCGTTATACTTCCATGTCCCTGCCGTATCATATCGGTAATGGCGTGTTCGGTGGATTGTTGCCGGCTATCTCTACCCTGCTGGTTACAAAATACAATAACCACCTGGCGGGGCTGATCTACCCGATCGGTATTGCATTGATCTGCCTGGTGATAGGATTGATCTTCATTAAAGAAAAGAAAACAGCAGACGGTTTTGCAGAAGTGGCAGACGTTTAA
- a CDS encoding DNA-3-methyladenine glycosylase family protein, whose protein sequence is MIVIPITDYPHFSFAECLLFLNRSPRECLHHVKEQSIYKLLAPEGIPVLLKISEDPAQQALVAEVLQGEVNESGTVYIRDFLNKWMHLDGSMEGFYAFAAKDPLLAPLVRSFNGLRLIGIPDLFEAITWTITGQQINLSFAYTLKQRLVQTFGYALEDHYLYPHPAVIASLQPEDLTVMQFSRTKAEGIIRVAKLMAAGELTEEVLQQMPYEQARETLVAIKGIGNWSANYVLMKFAQHPQALPLEDAGLHNALRNQLNLAAKPALSEVKAFTQHWQNHAAYATFYCWRSLYHG, encoded by the coding sequence ATGATCGTTATACCGATTACAGATTATCCGCATTTCAGCTTTGCTGAATGCCTGCTGTTCCTGAACCGTTCACCACGTGAATGTTTACACCATGTAAAGGAACAGAGCATATATAAACTACTGGCGCCGGAAGGGATCCCCGTGCTGCTGAAGATCAGTGAAGATCCTGCGCAGCAGGCCCTGGTGGCAGAAGTGTTGCAGGGAGAAGTGAATGAAAGCGGCACCGTTTATATCCGCGATTTCCTCAACAAATGGATGCACCTGGATGGCAGCATGGAGGGCTTTTATGCCTTCGCTGCAAAAGATCCTTTACTGGCTCCGCTTGTCAGATCATTCAATGGCCTTCGCCTTATTGGTATTCCTGATCTTTTTGAAGCCATCACCTGGACCATCACCGGCCAGCAGATCAATCTTTCTTTTGCATATACACTGAAGCAAAGACTGGTACAAACCTTTGGTTACGCCTTAGAGGATCATTACCTCTATCCGCATCCGGCCGTGATAGCATCCCTGCAGCCGGAAGACCTTACCGTGATGCAGTTTTCCCGTACCAAAGCAGAAGGGATTATCCGCGTGGCGAAGTTAATGGCAGCAGGAGAACTCACGGAAGAGGTCCTGCAGCAAATGCCCTATGAACAGGCCCGGGAAACACTGGTAGCTATCAAAGGTATCGGCAACTGGAGCGCCAATTATGTACTGATGAAGTTCGCGCAGCATCCGCAGGCATTACCGCTGGAAGATGCGGGTTTACACAATGCATTACGCAACCAGCTGAACTTAGCGGCAAAACCTGCTTTGTCCGAAGTAAAAGCATTCACACAACACTGGCAAAATCATGCAGCTTATGCAACCTTCTACTGCTGGCGCTCCCTCTATCATGGATGA
- a CDS encoding GNAT family N-acetyltransferase, with protein sequence MQITKATAAHLPRLAELFDAYRQHYEQAPDLQGAKAYLAERLAKGESEIFVALYNDEVVGFTQLYPVFSSIGMKKAWILNDLFVDPAHRRIGAARGLIAASRALGELTNARYIMLQTHTDNITAQALYEDTGFKRDDEFYYYYLSI encoded by the coding sequence ATGCAAATTACTAAAGCAACCGCCGCACATCTGCCCCGGCTGGCAGAACTGTTTGATGCATACCGGCAGCATTATGAGCAGGCCCCGGACCTGCAGGGCGCAAAAGCTTATCTCGCGGAACGGCTGGCCAAAGGGGAAAGCGAAATATTTGTGGCGCTGTATAACGATGAAGTGGTAGGCTTCACACAATTATACCCTGTATTCTCTTCCATTGGTATGAAAAAGGCCTGGATCCTGAACGATCTCTTTGTAGATCCTGCTCACAGGAGGATAGGTGCGGCACGTGGCCTGATCGCCGCCTCCAGGGCTTTGGGAGAGCTTACCAATGCGAGGTACATTATGCTGCAAACGCATACGGACAATATCACGGCCCAGGCCCTGTACGAGGATACAGGCTTTAAGCGGGACGATGAGTTCTACTATTATTATCTCTCCATTTAA
- a CDS encoding GSCFA domain-containing protein: MNFRLTFPVAPIEPSLQYTDKLLLTGSCFAEEIGARLQQNKFNVNINPNGILFNPLSIAQSMQSYLDGKEYTANDLFLHEDLWHSWDHHSRFSGDAVQKVLKHINDSQAAAAKRLKEADWLIITLGSAHAYALKENNRIVANCHKVPEQAFYKRLLTANEIIAALDNMMHRLFFQNRKVNILFTVSPVRYVRDGVVENNLSKAILLQAVHHLVNKFNRLFYFPAYELVIDDLRDYRFYKEDLVHPNELAVNYVWDNFASNCISPEGQKILQQVMEITRARHHRPFNPQTPQHQQFLQAYAKKTKALAAAYPFLEMGEELGYFEGKV, encoded by the coding sequence ATGAACTTCCGCTTAACCTTTCCGGTGGCTCCCATAGAGCCATCCCTTCAATATACTGACAAGCTGCTGCTCACCGGCTCCTGTTTTGCCGAAGAGATCGGCGCGCGCCTGCAGCAGAACAAGTTTAACGTTAACATCAATCCCAACGGCATCCTCTTCAATCCCCTCAGCATTGCACAAAGCATGCAAAGCTACCTGGATGGAAAAGAGTACACCGCAAACGATCTGTTCCTGCACGAAGACCTCTGGCATAGCTGGGACCATCATTCCCGTTTCTCCGGGGATGCTGTACAAAAAGTATTAAAGCACATCAACGATTCACAGGCCGCAGCAGCTAAACGTTTAAAAGAAGCCGACTGGCTGATCATCACCTTAGGCAGCGCACATGCCTACGCACTCAAAGAGAACAACCGCATTGTAGCTAATTGCCATAAAGTACCCGAGCAGGCTTTTTATAAACGTTTATTAACGGCCAATGAGATCATTGCTGCATTGGATAACATGATGCACCGCCTGTTCTTCCAGAACCGGAAAGTGAATATCCTTTTCACGGTGAGCCCGGTGAGATATGTCAGAGATGGCGTAGTAGAGAACAACCTGAGCAAGGCCATCCTGTTGCAGGCTGTACATCACCTGGTGAATAAATTCAACCGTCTTTTTTATTTCCCTGCGTACGAACTGGTGATAGATGATCTGCGCGATTACCGTTTTTATAAGGAAGACCTTGTACACCCTAATGAACTGGCTGTTAATTACGTTTGGGACAACTTTGCCAGCAACTGCATCAGTCCTGAAGGGCAAAAGATTCTGCAGCAGGTGATGGAAATAACAAGGGCCAGGCATCACCGCCCTTTTAACCCGCAAACGCCGCAGCATCAGCAGTTCTTACAGGCTTATGCGAAGAAAACAAAGGCCCTGGCAGCAGCATATCCTTTTTTGGAAATGGGAGAGGAGTTGGGGTATTTTGAAGGGAAAGTATAG